In Brevundimonas sp. SGAir0440, one DNA window encodes the following:
- a CDS encoding hydroxymethylglutaryl-CoA lyase: MGRFIQIVEVGPRDGLQNEKAVLEPAVRADLVRRLEQAGAKRIEAVSFVHPKYVPQMAGAEEVMAALSHEAGRSRIGLVLNGKGYDRALATGVDEVNVSVAATDGFGLKNQGLAVKDQLAMLGEIVARRHNAEASEGAPSLSAMISCVWGCPFDGEVSVDQVADMVGAIAEKGVGEIGLADTIGAGDPWAVTKKIEAARAAAPNATLRLHFHDTRNTGLANAYAGVEAGIDVLDASVGGIGGCPFAPGATGNIATEDLVYMLARGGFETGYDLDALIATARWIGEAIGRPAPSALSRAGGFPKR, encoded by the coding sequence ATGGGCCGCTTCATCCAGATCGTCGAAGTCGGGCCGCGCGATGGCCTGCAGAACGAAAAGGCGGTGCTTGAGCCCGCGGTTCGCGCCGATCTGGTGCGACGGCTCGAGCAGGCGGGGGCGAAACGGATCGAGGCCGTCTCCTTCGTCCATCCCAAATATGTGCCGCAGATGGCCGGCGCCGAAGAGGTCATGGCCGCCCTGTCGCATGAGGCGGGGCGCAGCCGCATCGGCCTGGTGTTGAACGGCAAGGGCTATGACCGGGCGCTGGCGACCGGAGTGGACGAGGTCAATGTCTCGGTCGCCGCCACCGACGGCTTCGGTCTGAAAAACCAGGGCCTGGCGGTGAAGGATCAACTGGCCATGCTGGGCGAGATCGTCGCCCGCCGCCACAACGCCGAGGCCAGCGAGGGCGCGCCGTCGCTGTCGGCCATGATCTCCTGCGTCTGGGGCTGTCCGTTCGACGGCGAGGTTTCCGTCGACCAGGTCGCGGATATGGTCGGCGCCATCGCCGAGAAGGGCGTCGGCGAGATCGGTCTGGCCGACACCATCGGCGCGGGCGATCCTTGGGCGGTGACGAAAAAGATCGAGGCGGCCAGGGCGGCCGCGCCGAATGCGACCCTGCGCCTACACTTCCACGACACCCGCAACACCGGCTTGGCCAACGCCTATGCCGGCGTCGAGGCGGGGATCGACGTGCTGGACGCGTCTGTCGGCGGCATTGGCGGCTGTCCGTTCGCGCCGGGCGCCACGGGAAACATCGCCACCGAGGATCTGGTCTATATGCTGGCGCGGGGCGGGTTCGAAACCGGCTATGATCTGGACGCCCTGATCGCGACGGCGCGCTGGATTGGCGAAGCCATCGGCCGGCCGGCGCCGTCGGCGCTCAGCCGGGCAGGCGGATTTCCCAAGCGCTGA
- a CDS encoding glycosyltransferase family 39 protein: MKTFDLDGRIAGWRGPVLAALLTLIAGLPGLLLLPPLDRDESRFAQATSQMLESGDYVDIRYQDEPRWKKPVGIYWMQAIAVGLTSDVEDREIAPYRIPSLLGAMLAAWAVAWAGSAMLGRRVGFFGGAIMGATFLLSTEASIAKTDAMLCGATTLAMAALARIYMATKAGERPIRPHKLLFWIGIGLSILIKGPIGFLVVALAIIALSIWDRNIKWLYRLGWGWGLPLVALMVGPWAIAITIATDGGFWREAIGGDLAPKIAGAHESHSGFPGMYLLLAPLLFFPSTLLLPAAVSTGWSRRAEPAIRFLVCWLVPGWLMFELAPTKLWHYTLPTFGALALLAAAALAQPIGKVSRITGAVLGAFAALLIIGITVYGLTVYGTSTAQTWAALTVVMALAAGAMGGFLLLNRAPVAALVASLAFGIVAHAALSGTIRQLRPLAIAPQLEKALEAADLHPRQGRTPGPVAITGFHEPSFVFLTGRDTDLTDAQGAAEALAEGRPAIVEGRDADAFRAAAARLGVSGRAVGTVNGYNYSAGDPVSLTVYAPPPRNGNGNGNVVAGAE, encoded by the coding sequence ATGAAGACTTTCGATCTGGATGGCCGCATCGCCGGCTGGCGCGGGCCGGTTCTCGCGGCCCTGCTGACGCTGATCGCCGGGCTGCCGGGCCTGCTGCTGCTGCCGCCGCTGGATCGCGACGAGAGCCGGTTCGCCCAGGCCACGTCCCAGATGCTGGAAAGCGGCGACTATGTCGACATCCGCTATCAGGACGAGCCGCGCTGGAAGAAGCCGGTCGGCATCTACTGGATGCAGGCGATCGCCGTGGGCCTGACCTCGGATGTCGAGGACCGCGAAATCGCCCCCTATCGCATCCCGTCCCTGCTGGGCGCCATGCTGGCGGCCTGGGCCGTGGCCTGGGCGGGCTCGGCCATGCTGGGCCGCCGGGTCGGCTTCTTCGGCGGGGCCATCATGGGGGCGACCTTCCTGTTGTCGACCGAGGCGAGCATCGCCAAGACCGACGCCATGCTGTGCGGGGCGACGACCCTGGCCATGGCGGCGCTGGCGCGCATCTATATGGCGACGAAGGCGGGCGAACGTCCAATCCGGCCACACAAGCTGCTGTTCTGGATCGGGATCGGTCTGTCGATCCTGATCAAGGGACCGATCGGGTTCCTGGTCGTGGCCCTGGCGATCATCGCCCTGTCGATCTGGGATCGAAATATCAAATGGCTGTATCGCCTCGGCTGGGGGTGGGGTCTGCCGCTGGTCGCCCTGATGGTCGGACCGTGGGCCATCGCCATCACGATCGCCACCGACGGCGGTTTCTGGCGCGAGGCCATCGGCGGGGACCTGGCGCCCAAGATCGCCGGCGCGCACGAAAGCCATTCGGGTTTCCCCGGCATGTATCTGCTGCTGGCGCCCCTGCTGTTCTTCCCCTCGACCCTGCTGTTGCCCGCCGCCGTGTCGACGGGTTGGAGCCGACGCGCCGAGCCGGCGATCCGGTTCCTGGTCTGCTGGCTGGTCCCGGGCTGGCTGATGTTCGAACTGGCGCCGACCAAGCTGTGGCACTACACCCTGCCGACCTTTGGAGCGCTGGCCCTGCTGGCGGCCGCCGCCCTGGCCCAGCCCATCGGCAAGGTCTCGCGCATCACCGGCGCGGTGCTGGGCGCGTTCGCGGCCCTGCTGATCATCGGCATCACCGTCTATGGGCTGACCGTCTACGGCACCTCGACAGCCCAGACCTGGGCGGCGCTGACGGTGGTCATGGCGCTGGCGGCGGGGGCGATGGGTGGCTTCCTGCTGCTGAACCGCGCGCCGGTCGCGGCTCTGGTCGCCTCGCTGGCCTTCGGGATCGTGGCGCACGCGGCCCTGTCGGGCACCATCCGCCAGCTGCGGCCCCTGGCCATCGCGCCCCAGCTTGAAAAGGCGCTGGAGGCGGCGGACCTGCACCCGCGTCAGGGCCGCACGCCGGGGCCGGTGGCGATCACCGGCTTCCATGAACCCAGCTTCGTCTTCCTGACCGGGCGCGACACCGACCTGACCGACGCCCAGGGCGCGGCCGAGGCCCTGGCCGAGGGGCGGCCCGCCATCGTCGAAGGACGCGACGCCGACGCCTTCCGTGCGGCTGCGGCGCGTCTGGGCGTGTCCGGTCGCGCGGTCGGGACGGTCAACGGCTACAACTATTCGGCCGGCGATCCGGTCAGCCTGACCGTCTATGCGCCGCCGCCCCGAAACGGGAACGGTAACGGCAACGTCGTGGCGGGAGCCGAGTGA
- a CDS encoding glycosyltransferase family 2 protein yields MTPETPEISVVVPVHDEAGAAVPLAREIAAAFAGRSYEMIFVDDASRDATLAELKAAMAELPALRVLAHGTNAGQSRAVRTGVLAARAPVVVTMDGDGQNPPADAPRLVDALLAAPGDVGLVGGRRAKRQDTEAKRQASIWANRIRRKLLGDDAEDTGCGLKAFRRDVFLRLPYFDHIHRYLPALMIREGFKNQYLDVDHRHREVGRSKYTNWGRLRASVSDLLGVMWLKTRSRKPGAISEF; encoded by the coding sequence ATGACCCCCGAAACGCCCGAAATCTCCGTCGTCGTTCCCGTCCATGACGAGGCGGGCGCCGCCGTGCCGCTGGCGCGCGAGATCGCCGCCGCCTTCGCCGGCCGTTCGTACGAGATGATCTTCGTGGACGATGCGTCCCGAGATGCGACCCTGGCCGAGTTGAAGGCCGCCATGGCCGAACTGCCGGCGCTGCGCGTCCTGGCCCACGGGACCAATGCGGGCCAGAGCCGGGCGGTTCGAACCGGCGTCCTGGCTGCGCGCGCGCCGGTCGTGGTGACGATGGACGGTGACGGTCAGAACCCGCCGGCCGATGCGCCCCGCCTGGTCGATGCGCTTCTGGCCGCCCCCGGCGATGTGGGCCTGGTCGGCGGTCGTCGCGCCAAGCGCCAGGACACAGAGGCCAAACGCCAGGCCTCGATCTGGGCCAACCGCATCCGCCGAAAACTGCTGGGCGACGACGCCGAAGACACCGGCTGCGGGCTGAAGGCCTTCCGCCGCGATGTCTTCCTGCGCCTGCCCTACTTCGATCACATCCACCGCTATCTGCCGGCGCTGATGATCCGCGAGGGGTTCAAGAACCAGTATCTCGACGTGGACCATCGCCACCGCGAGGTCGGCCGCTCGAAATACACCAACTGGGGCCGCCTGCGCGCCTCGGTCTCGGACCTCCTGGGCGTGATGTGGCTGAAGACGCGGTCCCGCAAGCCGGGCGCGATTTCGGAGTTCTGA